The Pseudomonas azadiae genome includes a window with the following:
- a CDS encoding DUF3313 domain-containing protein — protein sequence MKLGQMMTVLCVASLALAGCASKITQPDEYSGFLSDYSQLKQAKSPSGAEVMRWVDPTLDLSRYRAVYVEPTQFYPEPQATAKIPDSTLRGINDDFNRALKRELAKSLPLADGPGPGVIVVRAAITAVSSKTEGLKPYEFVPVALVAAAVSTGTGIRDQETTLGTEAQFLDGASGKVLAQVVRKGTGKPLANDSQVMRADDVKGVVDGWAADLHQSYLKLKKR from the coding sequence ATGAAACTTGGGCAAATGATGACCGTGCTGTGCGTCGCCTCGCTTGCGCTGGCGGGCTGCGCCAGCAAGATTACGCAACCGGATGAATATTCAGGGTTTCTCTCCGACTACAGTCAACTCAAGCAAGCCAAGTCGCCGTCCGGCGCCGAAGTGATGCGCTGGGTCGATCCCACGCTCGACCTGAGCCGCTACCGCGCGGTGTACGTCGAACCGACGCAGTTCTACCCCGAGCCCCAGGCCACCGCAAAGATTCCGGACAGCACCCTGCGTGGTATCAACGATGACTTCAACCGCGCGCTCAAGCGCGAACTGGCCAAGTCGCTGCCTCTGGCTGACGGGCCCGGGCCAGGCGTGATCGTGGTGCGCGCGGCAATCACGGCAGTCAGCAGCAAGACTGAAGGGCTCAAGCCCTATGAGTTTGTGCCGGTGGCACTGGTGGCCGCGGCGGTCAGTACCGGTACAGGCATTCGCGACCAGGAAACCACGTTGGGCACCGAGGCGCAGTTCCTCGATGGCGCCAGTGGCAAGGTGCTGGCCCAAGTGGTGCGCAAAGGCACCGGCAAGCCGTTGGCCAACGACTCGCAAGTGATGCGGGCCGACGATGTGAAAGGGGTTGTCGATGGCTGGGCGGCGGACTTGCACCAGTCCTACCTGAAACTGAAAAAACGCTGA
- a CDS encoding aspartate/glutamate racemase family protein, translating to MRTIGLIGGMSWESSAEYYRIINQRVRDKLGPLRSAQLLMYSVDFGPVEQAQHAGRWDDAARILEAAARRLQAGGAECVVLCTNTMHLVAPRIEAAVSIPFLHIADAAGAAAVQAGTLTVGLLGTAFTMEQDFLKARLAAQGLTVLVPEAPERQAVHRIIYEELCVGVISDASRKVYQGVIQSLAARGAQAIILGCTEISLLIKPEHSDLPLLDTTELHAQAAVAFALQD from the coding sequence ATGCGCACCATCGGCCTTATCGGCGGCATGAGCTGGGAGTCCAGCGCCGAGTACTACCGCATCATCAACCAACGCGTGCGCGACAAGCTTGGCCCGCTGCGTTCGGCGCAACTGTTGATGTACAGCGTGGATTTCGGTCCGGTGGAGCAGGCTCAACACGCCGGTCGCTGGGATGACGCCGCGCGGATCCTCGAAGCGGCCGCACGTCGTTTGCAGGCCGGTGGTGCCGAGTGCGTAGTGCTGTGTACCAACACCATGCACTTGGTCGCGCCGCGTATCGAAGCAGCGGTGTCGATTCCATTTCTGCATATTGCCGATGCCGCCGGCGCGGCTGCGGTGCAGGCCGGCACGCTCACGGTCGGCCTGCTTGGCACCGCGTTTACCATGGAGCAGGACTTCCTCAAAGCGCGCCTGGCGGCACAGGGCCTGACCGTGCTGGTGCCTGAGGCGCCGGAGCGCCAGGCCGTGCACCGGATCATCTATGAAGAGTTGTGTGTCGGCGTGATCAGCGATGCCTCACGCAAGGTATACCAGGGCGTGATCCAATCCCTGGCCGCACGTGGCGCCCAGGCGATCATCCTTGGCTGCACGGAAATCAGCCTGCTGATCAAACCCGAACACAGCGACCTGCCGCTGCTGGACACCACTGAGCTGCATGCGCAGGCTGCGGTGGCGTTTGCGTTGCAGGACTAA
- a CDS encoding GNAT family N-acetyltransferase, with translation MHPPEPAIVIQRFTEAHLEGVTALYNEPAVCRQVLQMPFQSAAAWRKRLVMDNERRLQLVAVHGDEVIGQLGLEQYLRVRQAHVGSFGMGVATAWQGKGVGSRLLTAALEVADNWMNLHRVELTVYADNQAAQALYRKFGFEVEGVLRDYAVRDGRFVDTLSMARLRMPA, from the coding sequence ATGCACCCGCCAGAACCCGCTATCGTCATCCAGCGCTTCACCGAAGCCCACCTTGAAGGCGTCACTGCGCTCTATAACGAGCCGGCCGTGTGCCGTCAGGTGCTGCAAATGCCTTTCCAGTCCGCCGCGGCGTGGCGCAAGCGCCTGGTGATGGACAATGAGCGACGGCTGCAGCTGGTGGCTGTGCACGGCGATGAAGTGATCGGCCAGCTTGGCCTGGAACAGTACCTGCGCGTGCGCCAGGCCCATGTCGGTTCGTTCGGCATGGGTGTGGCGACGGCGTGGCAGGGCAAGGGCGTCGGTTCCCGCTTGCTGACGGCCGCGCTGGAGGTGGCTGACAATTGGATGAACCTGCACCGGGTGGAACTCACGGTGTACGCCGACAACCAGGCGGCGCAGGCGCTGTATCGCAAGTTCGGCTTCGAGGTCGAAGGCGTGCTGCGCGATTACGCCGTGCGTGACGGCCGGTTTGTCGACACCCTGAGCATGGCGCGCCTGCGCATGCCGGCTTAG
- a CDS encoding HNH endonuclease family protein — protein sequence MRSIKKGAEPRALIEWRRENRETQHNLFYGKGSSFPSEPVRQSLLKEQFHLCAYTLRRLPTAAECQSRGQGTQFSCHIEHVLPQKHYKAQSIAYANLVACYPSSQTGIACAYGAVQKDDYDSARKPFVSPLTVNIERHFRYSSDGYVEGLTPEAIITIDVLKLNHPTLVNDRAAVIKGRLKPRGTPISAATARRLADEVDTPDAQHCLPEYCQALKQQAELHAMRLERRAARVRGQLRT from the coding sequence GTGAGGTCTATCAAAAAGGGTGCCGAACCAAGGGCGTTGATTGAATGGCGAAGGGAAAACCGCGAGACGCAGCACAATCTTTTCTACGGTAAGGGCAGCAGCTTTCCGAGTGAGCCGGTGCGGCAGTCTCTTCTAAAAGAGCAATTTCATCTATGTGCTTATACATTAAGGCGCTTACCGACAGCCGCCGAATGCCAGTCAAGGGGGCAGGGCACACAATTCAGTTGCCACATTGAGCATGTACTCCCACAAAAGCATTACAAGGCCCAGAGCATTGCCTACGCCAACTTGGTGGCGTGTTACCCATCCAGTCAAACCGGCATTGCTTGCGCTTATGGCGCCGTGCAAAAAGATGACTACGACTCGGCCCGAAAGCCTTTTGTTTCGCCCCTGACAGTCAATATCGAGCGCCACTTCAGATATTCCAGCGATGGCTATGTAGAAGGTCTGACGCCTGAAGCCATCATCACTATCGACGTTCTTAAACTCAACCATCCTACGTTGGTCAACGACAGGGCTGCTGTTATCAAGGGCCGGTTGAAGCCGCGCGGTACCCCTATATCCGCTGCAACTGCTCGGCGCCTGGCTGACGAAGTGGATACACCCGATGCTCAGCATTGCCTTCCCGAGTACTGTCAGGCGCTTAAGCAGCAAGCCGAGCTCCATGCAATGCGTCTTGAAAGACGCGCTGCGCGCGTCCGTGGCCAGCTAAGGACTTGA
- a CDS encoding AAA family ATPase, producing the protein MQIKRFTLVNFRGIEKMELDFEGKQTVALVGVNGVGKSSILDALAITLSNLTARMVGQPSKSRTIAKDDIRVGAEFTRLHVDTQLFENYAVDWAIALNRKAGKHPRERSSELSRLNDAADGVEYGITQHEFEGGGPIELPLAVYYDVHRAVLDVPLRVRERLVNAIAEGYDDALGHGGADFKRFFIWFRNQEDLENENSRDTPGYRDPALSVVRRAIETFTGFRDVRIRRKPALRMTVLKGGLEFNVLQLSDGEKCLLALVGDLARRLTLLNCEVLDPLEGRGVVLIDELDLHLHPGWQRTVVANLEKTFPNCQFIITTHSPQILGELPAESVMLLKDGQYLGHPERALGLRSGEVIEELMGGLAQNQYVSQQLRKIHRDLDADNLESAQADLAQLREQVGRIPDVLEAQANIDSLRSLEEGGA; encoded by the coding sequence ATGCAGATCAAGCGTTTTACCCTCGTCAATTTCCGCGGCATCGAGAAAATGGAACTCGATTTCGAGGGTAAGCAGACTGTCGCTTTGGTGGGCGTCAATGGCGTGGGCAAGTCTTCGATTCTGGATGCGTTGGCGATTACGCTTTCGAATTTGACCGCCCGTATGGTTGGTCAACCCTCTAAGTCAAGGACAATCGCGAAAGATGACATCAGAGTTGGGGCCGAATTCACACGCTTGCACGTCGATACACAATTGTTTGAAAACTACGCCGTAGACTGGGCGATTGCGCTGAATCGCAAGGCTGGCAAACATCCACGTGAGCGCAGCAGCGAGTTGTCTCGATTGAATGATGCTGCCGATGGTGTTGAATACGGCATCACTCAGCACGAATTTGAGGGTGGTGGGCCGATCGAGCTGCCCTTGGCGGTTTACTACGATGTTCACCGAGCTGTGCTGGACGTGCCGCTACGGGTCCGCGAACGCCTGGTGAATGCTATTGCTGAGGGTTATGACGACGCGCTCGGACATGGCGGTGCGGACTTCAAACGGTTCTTTATTTGGTTCCGCAATCAAGAAGATCTGGAAAATGAAAATAGCCGGGATACTCCTGGCTATCGAGATCCCGCGCTTTCGGTTGTTCGCCGGGCAATCGAAACCTTTACTGGCTTTAGAGATGTCCGCATTCGCCGCAAGCCTGCGCTGCGAATGACGGTTCTAAAAGGCGGACTCGAATTCAACGTGCTGCAACTTTCGGATGGAGAGAAATGTCTGTTGGCACTGGTCGGAGACCTAGCCCGCAGGCTGACATTGCTTAACTGCGAGGTACTCGACCCATTGGAAGGAAGGGGCGTTGTCCTTATCGACGAACTGGACCTCCACCTGCATCCAGGTTGGCAGCGAACTGTTGTCGCCAATCTGGAAAAAACATTCCCCAACTGCCAATTCATCATTACGACTCACTCTCCGCAGATATTGGGAGAGTTACCTGCTGAATCCGTGATGCTACTCAAAGACGGCCAATATCTAGGTCATCCGGAACGGGCCTTGGGCCTTCGCAGTGGTGAGGTTATCGAGGAGCTGATGGGCGGCCTGGCCCAGAACCAGTACGTCAGCCAACAACTTCGGAAAATCCATCGCGACCTTGACGCTGACAATCTTGAGTCTGCCCAAGCTGACCTTGCACAGTTGCGCGAACAGGTTGGAAGAATCCCTGACGTGCTTGAAGCCCAAGCAAATATAGACTCTCTAAGGTCGCTAGAAGAGGGCGGAGCGTGA
- a CDS encoding glycerate kinase yields the protein MKIIIAPDSFKDSLSAEGVAQAIAAGLAQVWPDAQVIQCPMADGGEGTVDSVLAACNGELRRHTVRGPLGERVEARWGWLADSHTAIIEMAEASGLQLVPPGQRDACKTTTYGTGELIRAALDLGAQRIILAIGGSATNDGGAGAMQGLGVQLFDAENRSVAAGGLALAGLARIDLEQLDPRLARVRFEIAADVNNPLCGAHGASAIFGPQKGASPEQVQQLDAALGHFADHCAKVLPKDVRDEPGSGAAGGLGFAAKAFLGAQFRAGVEVVAELVGLEQAVRGADLVITGEGRFDAQTLRGKTPFGVARIAQQHGVPVIVIAGTLGDGYEQMYAHGVDAAFALPSGPMSLEQACAEAPRLLRERAADIARLWQVASRG from the coding sequence ATGAAAATCATCATCGCCCCCGACTCGTTCAAGGACAGCCTGAGCGCTGAAGGCGTTGCCCAAGCCATTGCGGCAGGGTTGGCCCAGGTCTGGCCGGACGCACAGGTGATCCAATGCCCAATGGCGGACGGTGGTGAAGGTACGGTGGACTCGGTGCTGGCCGCCTGCAACGGCGAGCTGCGTCGCCACACCGTGCGCGGCCCCTTGGGCGAAAGGGTTGAAGCGCGCTGGGGGTGGCTGGCCGACAGCCATACCGCAATCATCGAAATGGCCGAAGCCAGTGGGCTGCAATTGGTGCCGCCGGGGCAACGCGATGCCTGCAAAACCACCACCTATGGCACCGGCGAACTGATCCGCGCGGCCTTAGACCTGGGGGCGCAGCGCATCATCCTGGCGATCGGCGGCAGCGCCACCAACGACGGCGGTGCGGGCGCGATGCAGGGCCTCGGCGTGCAGCTGTTCGACGCCGAAAACCGCAGCGTTGCAGCTGGCGGCCTGGCATTGGCGGGTCTGGCGCGTATCGACCTCGAGCAACTCGACCCACGCCTGGCCCGGGTCCGCTTTGAAATCGCCGCCGACGTGAACAACCCGCTGTGCGGGGCCCACGGTGCCTCCGCTATCTTCGGCCCGCAAAAAGGCGCGAGTCCCGAGCAGGTGCAACAGTTGGACGCTGCCCTGGGTCACTTCGCCGACCATTGCGCCAAGGTGCTGCCCAAGGATGTCCGCGACGAACCCGGCAGCGGTGCCGCCGGCGGCCTGGGTTTTGCGGCGAAGGCTTTTCTGGGCGCGCAGTTCCGCGCCGGTGTCGAGGTGGTGGCCGAACTGGTTGGCCTGGAGCAAGCCGTGCGCGGCGCTGACCTGGTGATCACCGGCGAAGGCCGCTTCGACGCCCAGACCCTGCGCGGCAAAACCCCCTTCGGTGTGGCGCGCATCGCACAGCAGCACGGCGTACCGGTGATCGTCATCGCCGGCACCCTGGGTGATGGCTATGAGCAGATGTATGCCCATGGCGTGGATGCCGCGTTCGCCTTGCCATCCGGCCCCATGAGCCTGGAGCAAGCGTGCGCAGAGGCGCCCAGGTTGTTGCGCGAACGAGCGGCGGACATTGCGCGGCTATGGCAGGTAGCCTCAAGGGGTTGA
- a CDS encoding sugar diacid recognition domain-containing protein, translated as MFELDHDLAQDIVDRTMAILPYNVNVMDSQGLILGSGEPERINTRHEGAQLVLANGRVVEIDGQTAKHLKGVQPGINLPLLHDDRLIGVLGITGEPEGLRTYAELVRMTAEMLVSHRHQQAEQQWRRQRCDDLLALLLADAGESPRLVDEAQQLGLKPQLARTPYLFELGAGQSAQDLSAWLASRYPDSWCVSSAQYSLLWCRPAAVPVDNPRLLEKLEGLGWNILRVAVGGQAQGLAGLRRCYRRVGDLLAYGRDILPQSRLLTLNRYRLPVMLWRHRNDDALDELLNPLRKVMAKDANGQLLATLRSWCEHDGQSQACADALGIHRNSLRYRMERIAELSGVDPLTLDGMLALYLGVQLLPKALSE; from the coding sequence ATGTTCGAGCTTGATCATGACCTTGCGCAGGATATTGTCGATCGAACCATGGCGATTCTGCCCTACAACGTCAACGTCATGGACAGCCAGGGCCTGATTCTCGGCAGCGGTGAGCCTGAGCGGATCAATACCCGGCATGAAGGCGCGCAACTGGTGCTCGCCAATGGCCGCGTGGTGGAAATCGACGGCCAGACCGCCAAGCACCTCAAGGGCGTGCAACCGGGGATCAACCTGCCGCTGTTGCATGACGACCGCTTGATCGGCGTGCTGGGCATCACCGGCGAACCGGAAGGCCTGCGTACCTATGCAGAACTGGTGCGCATGACCGCCGAAATGCTCGTCAGCCACCGCCACCAGCAGGCCGAGCAGCAATGGCGGCGCCAGCGCTGCGATGACCTGCTGGCCTTGCTGCTGGCCGACGCCGGTGAATCGCCGCGCCTGGTGGACGAAGCCCAGCAACTGGGGCTCAAGCCGCAACTGGCGCGCACGCCGTACCTGTTCGAGCTGGGCGCGGGGCAATCGGCGCAAGACTTGAGCGCCTGGCTGGCCTCACGTTACCCGGATAGCTGGTGTGTCAGCTCGGCACAGTACTCACTGCTGTGGTGCCGCCCGGCGGCGGTCCCGGTGGATAACCCACGGCTGCTGGAAAAACTTGAAGGCCTCGGCTGGAACATCCTGCGCGTGGCGGTTGGCGGGCAGGCGCAAGGGCTGGCCGGCCTGCGCCGCTGCTATCGGCGCGTCGGTGATTTGCTCGCCTATGGCCGCGATATACTGCCGCAGTCGCGCCTGCTGACGCTCAATCGCTATCGCCTGCCCGTGATGCTCTGGCGGCATCGCAACGACGACGCGCTCGACGAGCTGCTCAACCCCCTGCGCAAAGTAATGGCCAAGGACGCCAACGGCCAACTGCTGGCCACGCTGCGCAGTTGGTGCGAACACGATGGGCAAAGCCAGGCGTGTGCCGATGCGCTGGGCATTCACCGTAACAGCCTGCGCTACCGCATGGAGCGCATTGCCGAGCTCAGCGGCGTCGACCCGCTCACCCTGGACGGCATGCTCGCGCTCTACCTGGGCGTACAGCTGCTGCCCAAGGCTTTGTCGGAATGA
- a CDS encoding MFS transporter, which produces MSQSAATPLATDDDKNAIYKRITLRLIPFIFICYLFNYLDRVNVGFAKLQMLDALKFSETVYGLGAGIFFIGYVLCGVPSNLALTRFGPRRWIALMMIVWGTLSTCLLFVTTPTHFYTLRLFTGAAEAGFFPGVVLYLSQWFPTFRRGRIMALFMSAIPVSGLLGSPFSGWILNHFAAGQGGLAGWQWMFLLQGVPTVILGALAYFLLSDSFAHAKWLKPHERAVLEADQATDLANKPKTSTDSLAEVFKNPAIWAFGLIYFCIQSGVYAINFWLPSIIKNLGFSDNLVIGWLSAIPYLLAAVFMLLVGRSADLRKERRWHLVVPMLMGAIGLVIAVNFATTPAIAILGLTIATMGALTGLPMFWPVPTAMLSAGAAAGGLALINSMGQMAGFLSPYIVGFVKDATGSTDTALYLLAAVIVGGSVLALRMTRTLKG; this is translated from the coding sequence ATGTCACAGAGCGCCGCGACCCCCTTGGCCACCGATGACGATAAAAACGCCATCTACAAGCGCATTACCCTGCGCTTGATCCCCTTCATTTTCATCTGCTATCTGTTCAACTACCTGGACCGGGTAAACGTCGGCTTTGCCAAGTTGCAGATGCTCGATGCGTTGAAATTCAGCGAAACCGTCTACGGCCTCGGCGCCGGGATCTTCTTTATCGGCTACGTGCTGTGCGGCGTGCCGAGCAACCTGGCGTTGACCCGGTTCGGTCCGCGGCGCTGGATTGCGCTGATGATGATTGTCTGGGGCACGCTGTCCACCTGCCTGCTGTTTGTCACCACGCCGACGCACTTCTACACCCTGCGCCTGTTCACGGGCGCCGCCGAAGCCGGCTTCTTTCCCGGTGTGGTGCTGTACCTCTCGCAATGGTTCCCGACCTTCCGCCGTGGGCGGATCATGGCGCTGTTCATGTCAGCCATCCCGGTCTCCGGTTTGCTCGGCAGCCCGTTCTCCGGCTGGATCCTCAACCACTTCGCCGCCGGCCAAGGTGGCCTGGCGGGTTGGCAGTGGATGTTCCTGTTGCAAGGCGTCCCTACCGTGATCCTGGGCGCCCTTGCCTACTTCCTGCTCAGCGACAGCTTTGCCCATGCCAAGTGGCTCAAGCCCCACGAGCGTGCGGTACTGGAAGCCGACCAGGCGACCGATTTGGCGAACAAACCCAAAACCAGCACCGACTCCCTGGCCGAGGTGTTCAAGAACCCGGCGATCTGGGCGTTCGGCCTGATCTACTTCTGCATCCAGAGCGGCGTTTACGCCATCAACTTCTGGCTACCGTCGATCATCAAGAACCTGGGCTTCAGCGATAACCTGGTGATCGGCTGGCTCAGTGCGATTCCCTATCTGCTGGCCGCGGTGTTCATGCTGCTGGTGGGACGTTCCGCCGACTTGCGCAAGGAGCGCCGCTGGCACTTGGTGGTGCCGATGTTGATGGGCGCGATTGGCCTGGTGATCGCAGTGAATTTCGCCACCACCCCGGCCATTGCAATCCTCGGCCTGACCATCGCCACCATGGGCGCCCTGACCGGCCTGCCGATGTTCTGGCCGGTGCCCACCGCCATGCTCAGTGCGGGCGCGGCGGCAGGTGGCCTGGCGTTGATCAACTCCATGGGCCAGATGGCCGGCTTCCTCAGCCCGTATATCGTCGGGTTTGTGAAGGATGCCACCGGGTCCACGGACACGGCGCTTTACCTGTTGGCGGCGGTGATTGTCGGCGGCAGCGTGTTGGCGTTGCGGATGACGCGTACTCTCAAAGGCTAG
- a CDS encoding SDR family oxidoreductase, giving the protein MTSPLNGKTVIVIGGSSGIGAAVAKAAAARGAQVVLAGRRLASGVENGLRSEPVDVTDAVSLQRLFERVGRFDHLVYTSGPSVRAKPLIETDLNEAQENFNVKLWGSLRAIQLALPFLDEHGSISLTSGQLGRKLAPGQFIKVGINAATEALGKQLAKELAPRRVNVISPGVIDTPAYAGLAEDQRLAMFAKAGGALPVGRVGQAQEVAAGYVLAMENGYMTGSVIDIDGGGLL; this is encoded by the coding sequence ATGACTTCTCCCCTCAACGGCAAAACGGTCATTGTGATTGGCGGCAGCAGCGGTATCGGTGCGGCGGTGGCCAAGGCCGCCGCCGCGCGCGGCGCACAGGTGGTGCTGGCCGGGCGACGTCTGGCGTCCGGCGTTGAAAACGGCCTGCGCAGCGAACCGGTGGATGTCACCGATGCCGTGTCGCTGCAACGTCTGTTCGAGCGCGTGGGGCGTTTTGATCACCTGGTCTACACCTCGGGGCCAAGTGTGCGTGCCAAGCCATTGATCGAAACCGACCTGAATGAGGCCCAGGAAAACTTCAACGTCAAACTCTGGGGCTCGCTGCGGGCCATCCAATTGGCGCTGCCCTTTCTCGACGAACACGGCAGCATCAGCCTGACGTCCGGGCAACTGGGGCGCAAGCTGGCGCCGGGGCAATTCATCAAGGTCGGCATCAATGCCGCGACTGAAGCATTGGGCAAGCAACTGGCCAAAGAGCTGGCGCCGCGACGTGTCAATGTGATCAGCCCAGGCGTAATCGATACCCCCGCGTATGCAGGGCTGGCCGAAGACCAGCGCCTGGCGATGTTTGCCAAGGCGGGCGGTGCATTGCCGGTGGGGCGCGTAGGGCAGGCGCAGGAAGTGGCGGCAGGGTATGTGCTGGCCATGGAAAATGGCTACATGACCGGCAGCGTGATCGACATCGACGGCGGCGGCCTGCTGTAA
- a CDS encoding LysR family transcriptional regulator, producing the protein MSSILDLEVFVRTADTGSLSAAARGLGLTPAAASIALKRLETRLGIRLLARSTRSMRLTEEGRRYLDSVRVALAALSEGEQALKQQSQGLTGLLQLAAPSDFGRNVVLGWLDEFKAQHPNIRLQLMLNDSNADLFRETVDIALRFGVPQDSSLVALPIAPEHCRVACASPAYLARHGMPREPMDLARHSALRYMRQGQVSKTWRFRQGTQLQEVDVSGDFLSDDGEIVRRWALAGHGVAYKARLDVVADIAAGRLVPLFEEWTGEPAPFNLMCPHRLQVSERVKVLHRFLLERCQALLGT; encoded by the coding sequence ATGAGCTCGATCCTTGATCTTGAAGTCTTCGTGCGCACCGCCGACACGGGGAGCCTGTCGGCCGCCGCACGCGGCCTGGGTTTGACGCCGGCGGCCGCGAGCATCGCGCTCAAGCGCCTCGAAACCCGACTGGGCATTCGCCTGCTGGCGCGTTCTACGCGCAGCATGCGTTTGACCGAAGAAGGCCGGCGTTACCTTGACAGCGTGCGCGTGGCACTGGCGGCATTGTCCGAGGGCGAACAAGCGCTCAAGCAGCAAAGTCAGGGCCTGACGGGGTTGCTGCAGTTGGCCGCGCCGTCGGATTTCGGGCGCAATGTGGTGCTGGGTTGGCTGGATGAATTCAAAGCGCAGCACCCCAATATCCGCTTGCAGTTAATGCTCAACGACAGCAACGCCGACCTGTTCCGCGAAACCGTGGACATCGCCCTGCGTTTCGGCGTGCCCCAGGATTCCAGCCTGGTGGCGCTGCCCATCGCGCCCGAACATTGCCGCGTCGCCTGTGCCAGCCCGGCGTACCTGGCGCGTCACGGCATGCCCCGTGAGCCGATGGACCTGGCCCGGCACAGCGCGCTGCGGTACATGCGCCAGGGCCAGGTGAGCAAGACCTGGCGCTTTCGCCAGGGCACGCAGTTGCAAGAGGTCGACGTGAGCGGGGATTTCCTCAGCGATGACGGGGAAATCGTGCGGCGCTGGGCGTTGGCGGGCCACGGGGTCGCGTACAAGGCCAGGCTCGATGTGGTCGCGGATATTGCCGCCGGCCGGTTGGTGCCGCTGTTCGAGGAGTGGACGGGAGAACCTGCGCCCTTCAACCTGATGTGCCCCCACCGCCTGCAAGTATCGGAACGGGTGAAGGTGCTGCATCGCTTTTTGCTTGAGCGGTGCCAGGCATTGCTGGGCACCTGA
- a CDS encoding aldo/keto reductase — protein sequence MIYRTLGQSGLKVSALTLGTMMFGEQTSTEDSLRIIAKAWDQGINFIDTADVYTGGRSEEIVGEAIARQRQDWIVASKVGFGPADGVPNRSGLSRKRLFNALDASLARLETDYLDIYYLHREDHNTPLEVTVSAIGDLIRQGKIRYWGLSNYRGWRIAEVIRVAERLGVDKPIISQPLYNIVNRQAEVEQITAAAAYGLGVVPYSPLARGVLSGKYAPDVTPEPGSRAARQDKRILETEWRVESLRIAQQIQQYTQGRGVGIVEFAIAWVLNNAAVSSAIVGPRTEAQWDAYTGALAVKISAEDEAFIDSLVTPGHSSSPGFNDVGHFVSGRLARL from the coding sequence ATGATTTACCGCACATTGGGCCAGTCCGGTTTGAAGGTCAGCGCCTTGACCCTGGGCACCATGATGTTTGGCGAACAGACCAGCACCGAGGACTCGCTGCGCATCATCGCCAAGGCCTGGGACCAGGGCATCAATTTTATCGACACGGCGGACGTCTACACCGGCGGGCGCTCCGAGGAAATCGTCGGTGAGGCCATCGCGCGGCAGCGTCAGGACTGGATCGTGGCGTCCAAAGTCGGATTCGGCCCGGCTGACGGAGTGCCCAACCGTAGCGGCCTGAGCCGCAAGCGCCTGTTCAATGCGCTGGACGCCAGCCTGGCGCGGCTCGAGACCGATTACCTGGACATCTACTACCTGCACCGCGAAGACCACAACACCCCGCTTGAAGTGACGGTGTCGGCAATTGGCGACCTGATCCGCCAGGGCAAGATCCGCTATTGGGGCCTGTCCAACTATCGCGGCTGGCGCATCGCTGAAGTGATTCGCGTGGCTGAACGCCTGGGCGTGGATAAACCCATTATCAGCCAGCCGCTGTACAACATCGTCAACCGTCAGGCCGAGGTCGAGCAGATCACCGCTGCAGCGGCCTACGGCCTGGGTGTGGTGCCTTACAGTCCGCTGGCCCGGGGCGTGCTCAGCGGCAAATACGCCCCGGATGTCACGCCCGAGCCCGGCAGCCGTGCCGCGCGCCAGGACAAGCGCATTCTGGAAACCGAGTGGCGGGTTGAATCACTGCGCATTGCCCAGCAGATCCAGCAATACACTCAAGGGCGTGGCGTGGGGATCGTCGAGTTCGCAATCGCCTGGGTGCTGAACAATGCGGCGGTGAGCTCGGCGATTGTCGGGCCGCGAACCGAGGCGCAGTGGGACGCCTACACCGGAGCGCTGGCGGTGAAGATCAGCGCTGAGGACGAGGCGTTCATTGATTCGTTGGTCACGCCAGGGCATTCGTCCTCGCCGGGGTTCAACGATGTCGGGCATTTTGTATCCGGTCGATTGGCACGCCTGTAG